A region from the Longimicrobium sp. genome encodes:
- a CDS encoding bifunctional homocysteine S-methyltransferase/methylenetetrahydrofolate reductase encodes MRDFRELLADGRPHLFDGAMGTMLYGKGVYINRCYDELNASQPDLVRDIHRAYVKAGAEILETNSYGANRPKLARHGLEDRLEEINLKAAQVARSAAGDRACVAGAMGPLGMRIEPYGPTSTAEARGFFREQAAALAAGGVDLFVLETFSDLDEIEQALLGVRDVSDLPVVAQMVIREDGRTPFGTEAAVLVERLDELGADVVGLNCSVGPSAMLNVAERLVVATAKPVSMQPNAGLPRDVDGRTIYMASPEYMATYAARMIRKGVRFVGGCCGTTPEHISAICGALRMLSPVSQPRVFAAATEQDGQAMEPVPLAERSAWGAKLARGEFLTTVEIVPPRGTNPEPMLEGVRLLKAAGVDGVNVPDGPRAQSRMGALATALLIHQRVGIEPVIHYCCRDRNLLGMLSDLLGAQALGLRNMLFITGDPPKMGPYPDATAVFDIDSIGLTNLAARLNRGLDPGGNVLGEPTSFVVGVGVNPGAEDFEHEMRRFYWKVDAGAEYCITQPVFDLRQLERFVAHIDREGIRIPVIAGVWPLVSARNAEFLANEVPGVVVPETVLERMRRASDRGKEEGTAEGTAVAQEMLRDALGMIQGVQVSAPFGRVPLALKVFEVLPGWEPEEEREAAVAGV; translated from the coding sequence ATGCGCGACTTTCGCGAGCTGCTGGCCGACGGACGCCCGCACCTGTTCGATGGTGCCATGGGCACCATGCTGTACGGCAAGGGCGTCTACATCAACCGCTGCTACGACGAGCTGAACGCCAGCCAGCCCGACCTGGTGCGCGACATCCACCGCGCGTACGTGAAGGCCGGCGCCGAGATCCTGGAGACGAACAGCTACGGCGCCAACCGCCCCAAGCTGGCGCGCCACGGGCTCGAGGACCGGCTGGAGGAGATCAACCTCAAGGCCGCGCAGGTGGCCCGCTCCGCCGCCGGCGACCGCGCCTGCGTCGCCGGGGCGATGGGGCCGCTGGGGATGCGCATCGAGCCGTACGGGCCCACGTCCACCGCCGAGGCGCGCGGCTTCTTCCGCGAGCAGGCGGCGGCGCTGGCGGCCGGCGGCGTGGACCTGTTCGTTCTGGAGACCTTCAGCGACCTGGACGAGATCGAGCAGGCGCTCCTCGGCGTCCGCGACGTCTCCGATCTCCCCGTCGTGGCGCAGATGGTGATCCGCGAGGACGGGCGGACGCCCTTTGGGACCGAGGCGGCCGTGCTCGTCGAGCGGCTGGACGAGCTCGGCGCGGACGTCGTGGGCCTCAACTGCTCCGTCGGCCCCAGCGCGATGCTGAACGTCGCCGAGCGCCTCGTCGTGGCCACGGCGAAGCCCGTCTCCATGCAGCCCAACGCGGGGCTGCCGCGCGACGTGGACGGGCGCACCATCTACATGGCCAGCCCGGAGTACATGGCCACCTACGCGGCGCGGATGATCCGCAAGGGCGTGCGCTTCGTGGGCGGCTGCTGCGGGACCACGCCCGAGCACATCTCCGCCATCTGCGGCGCGCTGCGCATGCTCTCGCCCGTCTCCCAGCCGCGTGTGTTCGCGGCGGCCACGGAACAGGACGGGCAGGCGATGGAGCCGGTGCCGCTGGCCGAGCGCTCGGCGTGGGGCGCCAAGCTCGCGCGCGGCGAGTTCCTGACCACGGTGGAAATCGTGCCGCCGCGGGGGACCAACCCCGAGCCGATGCTGGAGGGCGTGCGGCTGCTGAAGGCGGCGGGCGTCGACGGGGTGAACGTGCCCGACGGCCCGCGCGCGCAGAGCCGCATGGGGGCGCTGGCCACGGCGCTGCTCATCCACCAGCGCGTGGGGATCGAGCCGGTGATCCACTACTGCTGCCGCGACCGCAATCTGCTGGGGATGCTGAGCGACCTCCTGGGCGCGCAGGCGCTGGGGCTCAGGAACATGCTCTTCATCACCGGCGACCCGCCGAAGATGGGGCCGTATCCCGACGCCACGGCGGTGTTCGACATCGACTCCATCGGGCTGACCAACCTGGCGGCGCGGCTGAACCGCGGGCTCGACCCCGGCGGCAACGTGCTGGGCGAGCCGACCTCGTTCGTGGTGGGCGTGGGCGTGAACCCCGGCGCCGAAGACTTCGAGCACGAGATGCGGCGCTTCTACTGGAAGGTCGACGCGGGCGCGGAGTACTGCATCACCCAGCCGGTGTTCGACCTGCGCCAGCTGGAGCGCTTCGTCGCGCACATCGACCGCGAGGGGATCCGCATCCCCGTGATCGCTGGCGTCTGGCCGCTGGTGTCGGCGCGCAACGCCGAGTTCCTGGCCAACGAGGTGCCCGGCGTGGTGGTCCCCGAGACGGTGCTGGAGCGGATGCGCCGCGCCAGCGACCGCGGCAAGGAGGAAGGCACGGCGGAAGGGACGGCGGTCGCGCAGGAGATGCTGCGCGACGCGCTGGGGATGATCCAGGGCGTGCAGGTGAGCGCGCCGTTC